The Saxibacter everestensis genome has a window encoding:
- the metX gene encoding homoserine O-acetyltransferase MetX, translating to MASAATGVPVREPLVADGVLRFLDVGDVRLESGFTLPDVTLGFETWGTLNSAGSNAVLIEHALTADSHVATGTSRDSATGWWDGLVGPGKAIDPSRWFIVAANMIGGCYGSTGPGSTAADGRPWGSRFPEVSIRDSVVAETRLADLLGVSRWHAVVGGSMGAMRALEWSVLEPSRVGHVVVLASSAYSTAEQIGWAQAQLLAIRQDPSFQGGDYYQTGRTPDAGLGLARRIAHITYRCESELSARFGNEAQQPPRSDAPSRFQVESYLDHQAGKLVARFDANSYIALTQALMGHDVRRGRGTLREALGSTEAQATVIAVDSDRLYPAALSAELAAAWADPVDVHTIRSAAGHDGFLLETDQLGAILGGSVFA from the coding sequence ATGGCTTCCGCCGCAACCGGTGTGCCGGTCCGGGAGCCGCTTGTCGCCGACGGCGTGCTGCGATTCCTCGACGTCGGCGATGTCCGGCTCGAGAGCGGCTTCACCCTGCCCGACGTGACGCTTGGCTTCGAAACCTGGGGCACGCTGAACTCCGCGGGCAGCAACGCCGTGCTGATCGAGCACGCTCTGACCGCAGACTCCCATGTGGCCACGGGCACCAGCCGAGATTCCGCCACCGGCTGGTGGGACGGCCTGGTAGGCCCAGGCAAAGCGATCGACCCCTCAAGGTGGTTCATCGTCGCGGCGAACATGATCGGCGGTTGCTACGGCTCAACCGGTCCTGGTTCCACCGCTGCAGACGGGCGGCCCTGGGGTTCGCGGTTTCCCGAAGTCAGCATCCGTGACTCGGTTGTTGCGGAGACCCGGCTGGCCGACCTGCTCGGTGTTTCGCGCTGGCACGCCGTGGTCGGCGGTTCGATGGGCGCGATGCGTGCGCTGGAATGGTCGGTGCTCGAACCGTCCCGGGTCGGCCATGTCGTGGTCCTGGCGTCATCGGCCTACAGCACGGCGGAGCAGATTGGCTGGGCCCAGGCACAGCTGCTCGCCATCCGGCAGGATCCGTCGTTCCAGGGCGGCGATTACTACCAGACCGGGCGCACACCGGACGCCGGCCTGGGCCTTGCCCGCCGGATCGCCCACATCACCTATCGCTGCGAGTCGGAATTGTCGGCCCGGTTCGGCAACGAGGCACAGCAACCGCCCCGTTCTGATGCGCCGTCCCGGTTCCAGGTCGAAAGCTACCTGGATCATCAAGCCGGCAAGCTGGTCGCCCGCTTCGATGCGAATTCCTACATCGCGTTGACTCAGGCACTGATGGGTCACGACGTCAGACGTGGCCGCGGAACACTCCGCGAGGCGCTGGGGTCGACGGAGGCGCAGGCCACTGTTATCGCGGTGGACTCCGACCGGCTGTACCCGGCGGCGCTTTCCGCCGAACTGGCCGCGGCGTGGGCTGACCCGGTCGACGTGCACACCATCCGGTCGGCGGCCGGTCACGATGGGTTCCTGCTTGAAACTGACCAGCTCGGCGCGATTCTCGGCGGCTCCGTCTTCGCCTAG
- a CDS encoding GNAT family N-acetyltransferase translates to MPTPCIIPMSFALQTERLTLSMWEVDDAVWYRQLLAERGATRPTVKAARAKLRDLRNRADESGISLLTIRRRAEGDFIGYCGLIVGRSSWEEPEIAYELFRHAHRKGYATEAAAAILDAAIATHRRRLWSTVRAWNAASFRVLDKLGFERRHSTWDDRGELVWSVRDL, encoded by the coding sequence GTGCCAACACCCTGCATCATCCCCATGTCATTCGCTTTGCAGACCGAGCGGCTCACCCTGAGCATGTGGGAGGTCGACGATGCGGTCTGGTACCGGCAACTGCTCGCCGAACGTGGCGCCACCCGGCCAACCGTCAAAGCCGCCCGTGCCAAACTCCGCGACCTGCGAAACCGGGCCGATGAAAGCGGAATTTCGCTGCTGACCATCCGGCGTCGGGCGGAAGGTGACTTCATCGGGTACTGCGGCCTTATTGTGGGGCGTTCCAGCTGGGAAGAACCGGAAATCGCCTATGAATTGTTCCGCCACGCGCACCGCAAGGGCTATGCGACCGAGGCTGCGGCCGCGATCCTGGATGCAGCCATCGCCACCCACCGCCGCCGGCTATGGTCCACGGTGCGAGCCTGGAACGCTGCTTCCTTCCGGGTGCTGGACAAACTTGGTTTCGAACGCCGCCACAGCACATGGGACGATCGCGGAGAACTTGTCTGGAGCGTGCGCGACCTCTAG
- a CDS encoding MaoC family dehydratase, which yields MSSEAALQEMPKLPALYARGVRLAAGRKLRSSAPALTLPEAVHTVHGVRADSARLTAYQRLLRVPVNDSMPAGFLHAEAFPLAMSVLTRADFPLPVLGMVHISNSIEVRRTISATEVLDFRAWVSDLRPHHRGTTVDVHAEVRSAGETVWSGVSNYLAKGIRLPDPAAPKRPEERFRPPQPTAVWRLGADAGRSYASVSGDYNPIHLNPLAAKALGFPRAIAHGMYLAARAEASLGTAKPEAYTWDVSFQAPVLLPSMVSFRADVDAQGGASYVGWDSRSGRRHFHGAITPLPAVSD from the coding sequence ATGAGTTCCGAAGCCGCCCTGCAGGAGATGCCGAAGCTTCCCGCCCTCTACGCACGCGGTGTCCGGCTTGCGGCGGGGCGCAAACTGAGGAGCTCAGCGCCGGCGCTGACTCTGCCAGAGGCCGTGCACACAGTGCACGGTGTCCGCGCCGATTCCGCCCGGCTGACCGCATACCAACGCTTGCTGCGGGTACCGGTCAACGACTCGATGCCTGCTGGATTCTTGCATGCTGAGGCATTTCCGCTGGCCATGAGCGTGCTGACTCGCGCCGACTTCCCGCTGCCGGTGCTCGGCATGGTGCATATCAGCAACAGTATTGAGGTCCGGCGGACGATTTCGGCGACCGAGGTGCTGGACTTCCGGGCCTGGGTTTCCGATCTCCGGCCGCACCACCGAGGCACAACCGTTGACGTGCATGCCGAGGTGCGCAGCGCCGGGGAGACTGTGTGGTCCGGAGTTTCCAACTACCTGGCGAAGGGCATTCGCCTTCCGGACCCGGCTGCGCCGAAGCGCCCCGAAGAGCGATTCAGGCCGCCGCAACCAACGGCGGTCTGGCGACTGGGAGCCGATGCCGGCCGCAGTTACGCCTCCGTGTCCGGAGACTACAATCCGATCCATCTGAACCCGCTCGCGGCCAAGGCGCTGGGATTCCCTCGAGCTATCGCCCACGGAATGTACCTGGCTGCCCGGGCCGAGGCTTCGCTCGGGACGGCGAAGCCCGAGGCCTACACCTGGGACGTGTCGTTCCAGGCGCCGGTGCTACTGCCCTCGATGGTGAGTTTCCGCGCCGATGTCGACGCTCAGGGCGGCGCCAGCTATGTCGGTTGGGACTCCCGCAGTGGACGACGACACTTCCACGGCGCGATCACCCCACTGCCGGCGGTCAGCGACTGA
- a CDS encoding 3-oxoacyl-ACP reductase codes for MTDKYLQLVNAGPTRNVAKKLGLPRPAPLRRYATGDPLVTKPVLVLGDSAESDAVSTSLLSWDVEVHRHALADEQLSAIVVLLDELSHPDQLAGHVLEAGAALRDLAPGGQVVTISRPGTDGDAPAVAAARQGVEGFLRSLAHELRAGSTANGIQLADGVPPSSVGAQGALRFLLSGRSAFVDGQFLLVGDETGAIPADWHHPLAGRVAVVTGAARGIGAEIARTLTRDGAKVVAVDVPAAGQALAAVANEVHGTALQLDITRDDAGEQILRHCVDRHGRLDIVVHNAGITRDKLLANMDADRWNSVIGVNISAQLKINEVLLGSEYFTDSPRIVSLASTSGIAGNRGQTNYAASKAGVIGMTRATAPLIAEHGGTINAVAPGFIETEMTARIPFATREVARRLNSLQQGGLPVDVAEAIAFLAAPQAGGINGQFLRVCGQNLVGA; via the coding sequence ATGACCGACAAGTATCTGCAACTGGTTAACGCTGGTCCGACGAGGAACGTCGCGAAGAAGCTTGGGCTTCCCCGGCCCGCACCGCTGCGTCGATACGCAACCGGCGATCCTCTCGTCACCAAACCTGTGCTCGTGCTCGGCGACAGCGCGGAGTCGGACGCGGTGTCGACGTCGTTGCTGTCCTGGGATGTCGAGGTGCATCGGCACGCTTTGGCCGACGAGCAACTTTCAGCCATCGTCGTGCTGCTCGACGAGCTGAGCCACCCGGACCAGCTGGCCGGACATGTTCTGGAGGCCGGCGCAGCGCTGCGGGATCTGGCGCCAGGGGGCCAGGTGGTCACGATCTCCCGGCCAGGCACTGACGGGGACGCCCCGGCGGTCGCCGCGGCCAGGCAGGGCGTCGAGGGTTTTCTCCGGTCACTCGCACACGAGCTGCGCGCTGGTTCGACGGCCAACGGGATCCAGCTTGCCGACGGGGTACCCCCGTCCTCGGTTGGCGCGCAGGGAGCCTTGCGGTTCCTGCTCTCCGGCCGCTCGGCCTTCGTCGACGGACAATTTCTGCTCGTTGGCGATGAAACCGGCGCGATTCCTGCCGATTGGCACCACCCGTTGGCCGGCAGGGTCGCGGTGGTCACCGGCGCCGCGCGAGGCATCGGGGCCGAGATTGCCCGGACGCTGACCCGCGACGGCGCCAAGGTTGTCGCCGTGGACGTTCCGGCCGCGGGCCAGGCACTTGCCGCGGTTGCCAACGAGGTCCATGGCACCGCACTGCAGTTGGACATCACCCGGGACGACGCCGGCGAGCAGATACTCAGACACTGTGTCGATCGGCATGGCCGGCTGGACATCGTTGTGCACAATGCGGGGATCACCCGGGACAAACTGCTGGCGAACATGGATGCCGACCGCTGGAACTCGGTTATCGGTGTCAATATTTCTGCTCAGCTGAAGATCAACGAGGTCCTGCTGGGTTCGGAGTACTTCACCGATTCACCGCGGATAGTGTCGCTAGCCTCTACCAGCGGAATCGCCGGTAATCGCGGCCAGACCAACTATGCCGCATCGAAAGCCGGTGTGATCGGCATGACTCGGGCGACGGCACCACTGATCGCGGAACATGGCGGCACGATAAACGCCGTCGCTCCGGGTTTCATCGAAACCGAGATGACAGCGCGAATTCCTTTTGCCACCCGCGAGGTGGCTCGCAGACTCAATAGCCTGCAGCAGGGTGGACTTCCGGTGGACGTCGCCGAAGCAATCGCGTTTCTGGCTGCTCCGCAGGCGGGCGGCATCAACGGGCAGTTTCTTCGGGTCTGCGGACAGAACCTGGTGGGAGCATGA
- a CDS encoding DUF4442 domain-containing protein produces MQISSRRLKRLMNVWPPFIGAGIRVQSISDDFTSALVRMRLTKLNRNYVGTHFGGSLSAMTDPFFMMLALQQFGRDYVVWDKAAEIEFVAPGRSTVYAHFELPASAVNEIRQATEDGSKALPWFDVDITAEDGSMIARVRRQLYVRRKPARVGQSVF; encoded by the coding sequence ATGCAAATTTCCTCCCGTCGTCTCAAGCGGCTGATGAACGTGTGGCCGCCCTTTATCGGTGCAGGCATCAGGGTGCAAAGCATCAGCGATGATTTCACCAGCGCACTAGTGCGGATGAGGCTGACAAAACTGAACCGGAACTATGTCGGCACGCATTTCGGCGGTTCGCTTTCGGCGATGACTGACCCGTTCTTCATGATGCTGGCACTTCAGCAATTCGGTCGTGATTACGTCGTGTGGGACAAGGCTGCGGAGATCGAGTTCGTTGCGCCGGGCAGGAGCACCGTCTACGCCCACTTCGAGCTGCCCGCCAGTGCCGTCAACGAGATCCGGCAGGCGACCGAGGATGGCAGCAAGGCGCTGCCATGGTTCGACGTGGATATCACCGCGGAAGACGGATCGATGATCGCGCGGGTCCGTCGCCAGCTCTATGTGCGCCGCAAGCCGGCCAGAGTCGGGCAATCGGTCTTTTGA
- a CDS encoding acetyl-CoA C-acetyltransferase → MSSETRAVIVGGNRTPFARAGKHYAEASNQDLLTAAIDGLVARYGLQGQRIGEVAAGAVLKHSRDFNLTREAVLGSALSAETPAYDLQQACATGLETVAGLANKIKLGQIESGIAGGVDSASDAPIAVSEGLRAVLLKLSRARSTKDKLGALSALRPQHLAPSAPNTAEPRTGLSMGEHQAITTAEWGISRAAQDELAAASHHNLAAAYDAGFFDDLVTPYLGLARDANLRADTSIEKLAKLQPVFGTGLSTPATMTAGNSTPLSDGASTVLLGSEEWATRNGLPILAHFVDSEAAAVDFVHGKDGLLMAPAFAVPRLLARNKLSFADFDFFEIHEAFAGTVLASLAAWESEEFCSTRLGLDKALGPIDRSKLNVNGSSLAAGHPFAATGGRIVASLAKLLRQTGKRRGLISVCAAGGQGVTAIVEAA, encoded by the coding sequence ATGAGCAGCGAGACGCGCGCCGTCATCGTCGGCGGTAACCGCACGCCGTTCGCCAGGGCAGGGAAGCACTACGCAGAGGCGAGCAACCAGGACCTGCTCACGGCTGCCATCGACGGCCTGGTCGCCCGCTACGGCCTGCAGGGCCAGCGGATTGGGGAAGTCGCCGCGGGCGCTGTGCTCAAGCACTCCCGTGACTTCAATCTGACCCGAGAGGCGGTGCTGGGTTCCGCGCTCTCGGCGGAGACTCCCGCCTATGACCTGCAGCAGGCCTGCGCAACCGGTCTGGAAACCGTCGCCGGCCTGGCTAACAAGATCAAACTCGGGCAGATCGAATCGGGAATCGCTGGCGGTGTGGACTCCGCCTCGGACGCGCCGATCGCCGTTAGCGAAGGCCTGCGTGCAGTGCTGCTCAAACTTTCCCGCGCCCGATCCACAAAGGACAAGCTCGGCGCACTCTCGGCACTCCGCCCACAGCACCTCGCGCCATCCGCACCGAACACTGCCGAGCCACGCACCGGGCTCTCGATGGGAGAGCACCAGGCGATCACGACTGCCGAGTGGGGAATCAGCCGGGCAGCGCAGGACGAGCTTGCCGCGGCAAGTCACCACAATCTGGCCGCGGCCTACGATGCCGGGTTCTTCGACGACCTGGTGACGCCGTACCTCGGTCTGGCCAGGGACGCCAACCTGCGCGCCGACACCAGCATCGAGAAGCTCGCGAAGCTTCAGCCGGTTTTCGGCACAGGGCTGTCCACCCCTGCCACCATGACTGCCGGTAATTCCACCCCGCTCTCAGATGGCGCTTCGACGGTATTGCTCGGCTCGGAAGAGTGGGCCACCAGGAATGGGCTGCCGATCCTGGCTCACTTCGTCGATTCCGAGGCGGCGGCCGTTGACTTCGTGCATGGAAAGGACGGCTTGCTGATGGCCCCGGCGTTTGCAGTGCCGCGGCTCCTGGCCCGCAACAAGCTCAGCTTTGCCGACTTCGACTTCTTCGAAATCCATGAGGCATTCGCGGGCACCGTGCTTGCCTCACTTGCCGCCTGGGAGAGCGAGGAATTCTGCTCAACCCGACTCGGTCTGGACAAGGCGCTCGGCCCGATCGACCGCAGCAAGCTCAACGTCAACGGGTCGTCGCTTGCCGCGGGACACCCTTTCGCGGCAACCGGCGGACGAATCGTGGCCTCGCTGGCAAAGCTGCTGCGGCAAACAGGAAAGCGACGCGGGCTGATCTCAGTCTGCGCGGCTGGCGGCCAGGGCGTCACGGCGATCGTGGAGGCGGCATGA
- a CDS encoding multicopper oxidase family protein — protein MTPASSVGSARLGIQTGPSGSLSRRRLLGLGITAGIGVTVAGGLAGCSTAFAPKQGVSGQTGKVLKSQIDLPQPFSIALPLPAVLTPDGIQDGKTRYTLTQREADVEIVPGFATTIWGYDGTFPGPTIEARRGEPIVVRVSNELAVPTSTHLHGGVVAPESDGYPTDLLVPTRFKGRVDAAMLAMHKRAQVQGQQDGSSAHQHPTDAPAEPDPKIWTLHRVAKDYHYACDQAASTLWYHDHRMDFSAPQVWKGLVGSFLIRDAEEEALNLPTADQELLLVICDRSFDADGQFAYPALDPTLTELSGVQDDYMDGVLGDVILVNGVPWPVAKVSNTRHRLRLLNASNARQYDLTLSVNGESVPISQIGSDAGLLARPQRLDSVPMSPAERFDVVVDFGTFPVGTEVVLENTLATGDSGKVMKFIIDEAKDDRSELPDVLVKDFEQLRRQDAQKTRLFDFRMTAERMWVINGEAFDPSAAGTRVERDTVELWRLTSDFNHPVHLHLGHFQVLTRDGREPAPADAGWKDTVNVTPYGVTEVLVKFTKFEGRYMLHCHNLEHEDMAMMANVDVV, from the coding sequence GTGACCCCGGCCAGCAGCGTAGGCTCAGCACGACTCGGCATTCAGACCGGGCCGTCTGGTTCGCTATCCCGGCGGCGATTGCTCGGCCTCGGCATCACGGCCGGAATTGGCGTCACCGTAGCCGGCGGCCTGGCCGGCTGCTCGACGGCATTTGCGCCAAAGCAGGGTGTATCCGGACAGACCGGCAAGGTGCTCAAGAGCCAGATAGACCTCCCCCAGCCATTCTCAATCGCGCTGCCCCTCCCGGCCGTGCTCACGCCGGACGGAATCCAGGATGGCAAGACGCGGTACACGCTTACCCAAAGGGAGGCAGACGTCGAGATCGTTCCCGGCTTTGCCACCACGATCTGGGGTTACGACGGCACGTTTCCCGGGCCAACCATTGAGGCCCGGCGTGGCGAGCCGATCGTCGTCCGGGTCAGCAACGAGCTTGCAGTGCCGACATCGACGCATTTGCACGGCGGCGTCGTCGCCCCGGAATCGGACGGCTACCCCACTGATCTCCTGGTGCCTACCCGATTCAAGGGCCGCGTCGATGCGGCCATGCTCGCCATGCACAAACGCGCGCAGGTGCAAGGACAGCAGGACGGCAGTTCCGCGCATCAGCACCCCACAGACGCTCCAGCCGAGCCCGATCCGAAGATCTGGACGCTGCACCGGGTGGCCAAGGACTACCACTACGCATGTGACCAGGCGGCGTCGACGCTCTGGTACCACGATCACCGAATGGACTTCTCCGCCCCGCAGGTGTGGAAGGGCCTGGTTGGCTCGTTCCTGATCCGGGATGCCGAGGAAGAGGCACTCAATCTGCCCACAGCAGATCAGGAACTCCTTCTGGTGATCTGCGACCGGTCGTTCGATGCCGACGGCCAGTTCGCCTACCCCGCCCTCGACCCGACGCTCACGGAACTATCCGGGGTCCAGGACGACTACATGGACGGCGTGCTGGGTGACGTCATCCTGGTGAACGGAGTGCCGTGGCCGGTCGCCAAAGTATCCAACACCCGGCATCGGCTCCGCCTGCTCAATGCTTCCAATGCCCGGCAGTACGACCTGACGTTGAGCGTCAACGGCGAAAGCGTCCCGATCAGCCAGATCGGCAGCGACGCCGGGCTGCTGGCCCGGCCGCAGCGGCTCGATTCCGTGCCGATGTCACCCGCCGAGCGTTTTGACGTGGTCGTCGACTTCGGCACATTTCCGGTGGGCACCGAGGTCGTGCTGGAAAACACCCTGGCCACGGGCGACAGCGGGAAAGTAATGAAGTTCATTATCGACGAGGCGAAGGACGACCGAAGCGAACTACCGGACGTGTTGGTGAAGGACTTCGAGCAACTGCGCCGCCAGGACGCACAGAAAACGAGGCTGTTCGACTTTCGGATGACCGCTGAGCGAATGTGGGTCATCAACGGTGAGGCCTTTGATCCGAGCGCGGCCGGCACCAGGGTTGAGCGGGACACGGTTGAACTCTGGAGGCTCACCAGCGACTTCAATCATCCGGTTCACCTGCACCTGGGCCACTTCCAGGTACTCACCCGGGACGGGCGCGAACCGGCCCCTGCCGACGCGGGTTGGAAGGACACGGTGAACGTCACGCCCTACGGAGTGACGGAGGTGCTGGTGAAATTCACCAAGTTCGAGGGCCGCTACATGCTGCACTGCCACAACCTCGAACACGAAGACATGGCGATGATGGCCAATGTCGACGTCGTCTGA
- a CDS encoding TetR/AcrR family transcriptional regulator has product MNPVPETPDPTGWPSAAGAPEAAATEPAVGAEPEPLDGRASRWETHREARRSELITAVRKAVHRHGAGVSMDDIAAQTNTAKSVYYRYFGDKAGLQRAVGEFVINQMQQALEAAAESAHSPRESLQAMVSVYLAMTESSPAVYAFSTQTASGGSPNSLNHFFAAVTAMVARPIREQFGTGEAAERLADIWAAGAIGLVRGSVEWWLEHRTTQSVPDREALARQITEWLWSGATGADLPPNRY; this is encoded by the coding sequence GTGAACCCAGTTCCCGAAACGCCCGATCCGACTGGCTGGCCCTCCGCTGCAGGCGCTCCGGAGGCTGCCGCCACTGAGCCGGCCGTCGGCGCCGAGCCCGAGCCGCTGGACGGCCGAGCCTCCCGCTGGGAAACGCACCGGGAAGCCCGCCGCAGCGAGCTGATAACAGCCGTGCGCAAGGCGGTGCATCGGCACGGTGCCGGGGTCTCGATGGACGACATCGCGGCACAGACCAATACCGCCAAGTCGGTGTACTACCGCTATTTCGGTGACAAGGCAGGCCTGCAGCGAGCAGTCGGCGAATTCGTGATCAACCAGATGCAGCAGGCACTGGAGGCCGCCGCCGAGTCGGCACATTCCCCACGGGAGAGCCTGCAGGCAATGGTGTCCGTGTACCTTGCGATGACCGAGTCATCACCCGCCGTCTATGCCTTCTCCACCCAGACGGCGAGCGGCGGGTCTCCGAACAGCCTCAATCACTTCTTCGCTGCCGTGACAGCGATGGTTGCCCGGCCGATCAGGGAACAGTTCGGCACCGGCGAGGCGGCCGAGCGGCTCGCCGACATCTGGGCGGCAGGGGCAATCGGTCTGGTTCGGGGCAGCGTCGAGTGGTGGCTCGAACACCGCACAACGCAGAGCGTTCCTGACCGCGAGGCACTAGCGCGTCAGATCACCGAATGGCTATGGTCCGGCGCCACCGGCGCCGACCTGCCACCCAACCGATACTGA
- a CDS encoding acyl-CoA dehydrogenase, producing the protein MAQTTSARRDATAAAPAPIVDIDYLQNYLLGQWGYARSASRALAGTDEFAAIEGIGVAEHRARVLEQLKGLVRHSAVHRAFPQELGGDDDHGGNIAGFEELVAADPSLQIKAGVQWGLFGSAVLHLGTEEHHKKWLPGIMNLDIPGAFAMTETGHGSDVANIATTATYQPDTEEFVVHTPFRAAWKDYLGNAALHGRAAVVFAQLVTRGVNHGVHAFFVPIRDEAGNFLPGISGEDDGPKGGLNGVDNGRLCFSRVHIPRTNLLDRYGAVDAEGGYSSAIASPGRRFFTMLGTLVQGRVSLDGAAVVASKLALKIAIEYGSQRRQFNAASDTDEEVLLDYQRHQRRLLPRLATTYATSFAHEKLLSKFDRVFSGAADTDEDRQELETLAAGFKALSTWHAIDTCQEAREACGGAGYLSENRIVGLRADLDVYATFEGDNTVLLQLVAKRLLSDYSKEFANIDVGGVARFVATQTAEFTLNRSGLRKLGQAFADSGSARRAAGQLRETVTQRELLTERVDARLAEVAAKLRPAARMDKVSAARLFNANQDELIETARAHVELLQWEAFTDAVDDIDDPGTKQVLGWLRDLFGLSLIEKHAAWYLMNGRLSMQRARTLSGYINRLLERLRPYALDLVDGFGYSHAHTRAAINSGAEGRRQDEARSYHRLQRATAGAPVHEKTLLARKKQAKRAASSRQR; encoded by the coding sequence ATGGCGCAGACAACCAGCGCACGGCGTGACGCGACAGCTGCCGCCCCGGCACCGATAGTGGACATCGACTATCTGCAGAACTACCTGCTCGGTCAGTGGGGATACGCGCGGTCGGCGTCACGGGCCCTTGCCGGTACCGATGAGTTTGCCGCCATCGAAGGCATCGGCGTGGCTGAACACCGGGCCCGAGTCCTGGAACAGCTCAAAGGCCTCGTCCGGCATAGCGCGGTGCACAGGGCGTTTCCGCAGGAACTAGGCGGCGACGACGACCACGGCGGCAATATCGCGGGCTTCGAGGAACTGGTGGCCGCCGATCCGAGCCTGCAGATCAAGGCAGGCGTTCAATGGGGCCTGTTTGGTTCGGCGGTACTGCATCTGGGCACGGAAGAGCATCACAAGAAGTGGCTCCCCGGAATCATGAATCTCGACATCCCGGGTGCATTCGCCATGACCGAGACCGGTCACGGTTCTGATGTCGCAAACATTGCCACGACGGCGACGTATCAGCCGGACACCGAAGAGTTCGTCGTGCATACTCCGTTCCGGGCCGCCTGGAAGGACTACCTCGGAAACGCCGCGCTGCACGGGCGTGCCGCAGTGGTGTTCGCACAGTTGGTCACCAGAGGGGTCAATCACGGCGTGCATGCCTTCTTCGTTCCGATCAGAGACGAAGCAGGGAACTTCCTGCCCGGGATCTCCGGCGAGGACGACGGGCCAAAAGGCGGGTTGAACGGGGTCGACAACGGTCGCTTGTGCTTCTCCCGGGTACATATCCCCCGAACGAACCTGCTGGACCGATACGGCGCTGTGGATGCGGAAGGCGGCTACAGCAGCGCCATCGCGAGCCCCGGGCGTCGCTTCTTCACCATGCTCGGCACCCTGGTGCAGGGCCGGGTTTCGCTGGACGGCGCAGCAGTCGTCGCCAGCAAGCTCGCGCTGAAGATCGCCATCGAGTACGGCAGTCAGCGGCGGCAGTTCAATGCCGCAAGCGACACGGACGAGGAGGTGCTGCTGGACTACCAACGTCATCAGCGCAGGCTACTGCCGCGACTCGCCACCACCTATGCGACGTCCTTTGCGCATGAGAAGCTGCTGAGCAAGTTCGACCGGGTGTTCTCCGGCGCGGCCGACACCGACGAGGATCGGCAGGAACTGGAGACACTGGCTGCTGGCTTCAAGGCGCTGTCCACCTGGCATGCTATCGACACGTGTCAGGAGGCACGCGAGGCATGCGGCGGTGCCGGATATCTGAGCGAGAACCGGATCGTCGGACTCCGCGCCGATCTCGATGTGTACGCGACCTTCGAAGGCGACAACACGGTGCTGCTCCAGCTGGTTGCCAAGCGACTACTGTCCGACTACAGCAAAGAGTTCGCCAACATTGATGTCGGCGGGGTGGCCCGGTTCGTCGCGACCCAGACCGCCGAGTTCACGCTCAATCGAAGCGGGCTGCGAAAGCTCGGCCAGGCATTCGCCGACTCCGGCTCGGCGCGCCGCGCGGCCGGCCAGTTACGCGAGACAGTTACCCAGCGCGAGCTGCTAACCGAGCGTGTTGACGCAAGGCTTGCCGAAGTAGCAGCCAAGCTTCGACCTGCGGCGAGGATGGATAAGGTGTCGGCGGCTCGGTTGTTCAACGCCAACCAGGACGAGTTGATCGAGACCGCCCGCGCTCACGTGGAACTGCTTCAGTGGGAGGCGTTCACCGACGCCGTGGACGACATCGATGATCCCGGCACAAAGCAGGTGCTCGGCTGGCTGCGTGACCTGTTCGGCTTGTCACTTATCGAAAAGCACGCCGCCTGGTACCTAATGAATGGCCGGCTATCGATGCAGCGGGCCCGCACGCTCAGTGGTTACATCAACCGTCTGCTGGAACGGCTGCGACCCTACGCCCTCGACCTGGTGGACGGCTTTGGCTATAGCCACGCGCACACCCGGGCGGCAATCAACTCCGGTGCGGAGGGTCGCCGCCAGGACGAGGCTCGCAGCTACCACCGCTTGCAACGTGCGACGGCCGGCGCTCCGGTGCACGAGAAGACCCTGCTGGCACGCAAGAAGCAGGCGAAGCGGGCCGCCAGCTCCCGGCAACGTTAG